The sequence below is a genomic window from Uranotaenia lowii strain MFRU-FL chromosome 2, ASM2978415v1, whole genome shotgun sequence.
GATTTTGGTTTTCACACTACATATTTACATTTGATGAAGTGATACAGAATTTCCTCTTTTCAGCTTTGTTTCTGTCTTTTGATAAGTATTTACAATGTTCAATCTTGAATAAATTGTTCGTGTGGACCACCTTAGTGggattgtttttcttgaatttgaaagatttgctaCCTAAAGCTACTATGTACAACTACAACAAAATTATCTTAATATACAACTAATCTACTGTGTACAGGTTGCTTATTAAAGCATGTTCAgagatttggcatttttctttaaatttggaaacaatatcattaattttaagatcAACTATTGGGATATTTGCATCCTGGTGGAGTTCCGAAATTCTAGTATCGAACGGGCGATCTAGAATCATCCGCAGGAATCTGTTCTGCATCTTCTGGAGCTTGTTCCTGTGAGTTTGTGCACATGACCCCCACACCGGAGCAGCGTAGAAGATCGCGGGTGCAATTATTTGTTTGTAGACGGCCAGTTTGTTACCCCTACAGAGGCGGGATCTACGTTTTATCAATGGATACAAACACCTGGTCAAAGCGGAGCATTTTAACAGTGTCTTCTCAATATGAGAGCGGAATAATAGTATTTGATCGATCAACAAGCCAAGATAAGTGACTTCAGCGGACCACTCAACCGATGTGTTATTCATAGTCACAGCGCAAGATGGGGGAGGTACCAGTTTAGGGGATTGCCTGTGCAGGAACAGAATGGCTTGGGTTTTAGAtgcgtttatttttattttccacttATTTGCGTTGTCAACAAAGGTGTCAAGGCATCGCTGCAGTTAGTTAGTAATTTCGCGAGGTTTTCTCCCTTTGAGGGCAATTGCAGTATCGTCCGCGAATAGAAAGAATACGCAGCCATTGCCTAGTGATGGAATGTCGGAGGTGTATAGGCTATAAAGCAGAGGGCCAAGCAGGCTGCCCTGCGGAACACCTGCTGGAATGGCTTACGTGCTTGATAGGGATCCATTTAAAGATACCTTGAACGACCTTTGTTGAAGATAGCTACggatgatttttatcaaatgttttggaaaattgaagGAACGAAGCTTGTACACAAGTCCTTCGTGCCAAACATTGTCAAAGGCTTTCTCGACGTCTAGTAAAGCCATAGCTGTGGACTTGGAAACAGCCTTATTCATCCGGATGGTGTTCATTACCCTTACTTACTGTGGGGAAGTACCGACCGGAAGTACCGGAAGTACCGAAGTAAGTTAAACAACTTCCAGTTCGCTTACAAAAATGGTATGTCCACGGTTACGGCCTTACATACCCTTACACAAAAACCAGAAAAGACTGtagaggcaaaagaaatagcactcgcttcttttttagacattgaaggggcattcgacaacgcatctcacacttcaatcgaaacagctatgaaaagacgagggtgcCACCCGGCAATTGTTAACTGGACCAGTGCCATGCtaataaacagaaccatttatgcaagcttgggaggacttacaatcaaagccacaccaacgaagggatgtccccaaggcggggttctatcaccgttgttgtggtccttgatagtggacgacctcctaaacaaacttgtatccatgggattcgaagttattggctttgcagacgacgtagatattatagttcggggaaaacatgagaatgtgttgtctgatagaatgcaaactgcactcaactacgcactattttggtgcagggaagagggactaaacataaacccttccaaaactactgtgatagccttcactaggagacgaaaaattacactaaaacctctaacattagatggggaagtgttaaacctcgaatcacaagtgaaatatttaggcatagtactagactcaaagctatcatggaacccacagatagagcatgtaatcgctaaggctacaacagctctatgggtctgcctcaaaggagtagggaaaaaatggggactacagccgaaaattatctactggatatttgcagcaattataagacccaaaatctcttatgcctccttagtatggtggaccaaaactatgcaaattacggcccagaaaaaactagcgaagctccaaagactagcaacgctagctataactggcgcaaagcgaagcacaccgaatgaggctctaaatgcactactaaatattctgcctctacatcaattcattgagttagagacagaacgtagtgccttgagactctccaaaaacaaaactctctatgaggggGATCCTACAGGACACCTAAAAATcctaaagatatttaaaataaactcactgTACCGTCGAGCGATAACCGGACCCTACGTTGTGTGATTTTAAGCTTTTCTTTCCGGATCCACTCAGTTTCAACAAACTAACGGCTTACGCAAAGGACTTCtaattttattcgaacaaataGCAAATTATGTTCTACATTGCGGACTCGATTTATTCTCACAGACTTCACGGTACAGACTGACTAAGCGGAAACTGCTAGACAATCTCGTTCCTACCCGCCGACCCTCGTTGACAGACAGTGCGCGCTTGTGTTGGTGCAAGCGACATTCGCAACTGTCAGTTGATGGGGTTCGGCTACCTAGCTCTACCTAGAGATTACACCGCAGGAGCGGTTTTTTAGCAGTGGGCGCAACATACCCGCCGCCTTGAATACGATTCAACACACAAATACTAATACaaattgtttacaaattctAATTTAACGTAAACATCAACTTCATCATTCTAAAACTATCTCTTAAACATGCGGCAAGGAATTGGATTATTTTCTAGGATAAAACTACACTAAATTCGCTGCTAACTCTTTCGCTGGTGGGTTGCTGGTTGCTGGACATCCTTCTGCGTCGGTGGTGGCATCGGAGAACGGCAGCAAGCAGATTTTGGTGACTGGTCGTGTGATGATTCCCTTTGCTGTGCGAAGTGAGACAACCCGGACGATGTTGTCTTTTCCTGGTCGGACTGCTGTGATTCTCGCAAGTGGCCACCTGAGGGGGGCCTGCAACTCGTCTACTACGATGACCATTCGTCCCGGAGTGATTTCGTCGTTTCTGCTACGGTGCCTGGAATCTCGCTGAAGCTCGGCCAAATACTCGTCTCGCCAACGGACCCAAAACTGCTGGACGTGCTGCTGGAGCTGCTGATAGTGGGTTAGCCGGTTAACAGGAACGGTGGAGACGTCTGGGTCGGGCAAGGCTGTCGCTGTGGTTCCGATGAGAAAGTGCGAGGGCGTAAGGATGTCGAGGTCTTCTGGATCATCAGTAATCGGGAGCAGTGGGCGTGAATTCATTATGGATTCGATTTCTGCCAGTACGGTTGCCATGTCCTCGAACGATAGTTTGGTGGGCCCGAGCTGGCGAAACAAATGCTTCTTGGCGACCTTCACTGCCGCCTCCCACAATCCGTCGAAGTGTGGGGCTTTCGGGGGAGTAAGGTGCCACTGTATTCCTTCGGAGGCGCAGACGTTCTCGATTTGGTCCCGGTCTTTCGTGTTGTTCAGCATCCGGTACAGTTCGATGAGCTCATTTTTTGCACCCTCGAAGTTTTTCCCATTGTCGGAGTGTAGGTGGGCAGGCTTGCCGCGTCGGGCGATGAAACGGCGAAGAGCATTCAGGAATGTGTGGGTAGACAAATCGCTAGCGAGCTCTATGTGGACGCCCTTCGTTGTGAAGCATACAAAAATGCAGATGTAAGCTTTCAGCGCTGGTGCTCGGGAATGTGCTGGCTTCAGATAGAGCGGGCCGGCATAATCAACGCCTGTGACTTCGAACGGTCTTCCTGGAACTACTCGCTGTGCCGGTAGTTGGCCTATTTGTTGTTGTACTGGTTCTGGATTCAAGCGGGTGCAGCGAAAGCAATTGCGTACAATGCTTCGCACCAATCGGCGGCCATTCAGTGGCCAGAATTCTTGGCGAATCGTAGCGAGCAAATGGCGCCCGCCGCCGTGAAGGAGCTTAAGGTGGTAGTATTGGGCAATTATGCGACTGAAGGGATGATTGATAGGGAGCAGGGCAGGGTGTTTGGTGTGATAGGGCAACTGGGACAAGTTTAGTCTACCTCCAACCCTCAATATTCTCTCGGAGTCTAGGATAGGATTCAGCAGCCGGATGGAGGACTTTCTTGACacattttttcccttttcaagTTCCCGAATTTCATCGCTGAAGGCATCTTCCTGTGCTAAACGAGTGAGGcgtatttttgcaatttgcagTTCGTCGATTGTTAAGGACTTGCTGAAGGGAGGACTGGGCGATGATGGTAGATTCTTTCTTGCTTTAATAGCGGCTCGGATGTTGGAGAGATAACGTAAGCAATAGCCGGTAACGCTCTGCAGACGGGTGTAGGAATCGTAGCGTAGGAACAGCGGGTTGATATCAATTTTGATCTCAACAGTGGCTACGATTTGTCGCGCTTCTAGTGCAGCTTCAGGCGCTCCTGGTAGATCGAATACAGGCCACTTTGACGGAGGTAGAGCTAACCAGTTAGGTCCGTTGTTCCAGCATTCAGAGCGGAGTAATTCATCGACAGTCATGCCACGCGAAACAAAGTCAGCTGGATTGTCGGTTCCCGGAACATGTCGCCACTGCGAACCCTGGGTGTGATGATGTACCTCAGCTACTCTATTTGCCACGTACGTCTTCCAGTTGTGTGGAGGAGCTTTCAGCCAATGCAGCGTAACTGTAGAATCCGTCCAAAAGTGGGAAGCCTCAATTTCTAGATCGAGGGCTTGTTTGACATGGTCGTAAAGGTGAGCGCCGAGCGCTGCAGCACATAATTCGAGACGAGCAATGTTCGATTTCTTCAGTGGAGCTACTCTGGACTTCGAGACGAGTAGCTGAACTCTGACGTTGCCTTTGGAATCTGCACATCGTGCGTAAACGCATGCCCCGTATGCGGCTTCGGAAGCATCGGTGAATGTATGCAGTTGTACCTTGGAGTTTGGCAGAAAGGCGTATCGTTGAACACGGAATGCGGATATTTTAGGCAAATCTTGGCAATAATTTCTCCACTTCTCTTGTAGGCTTTCTGGCACTGGATCGTCCCATCCACATGGTAGTAGCCAGAGCTGCTGCATGACCATCTTTGCTGTCACAACCACCGGAGAGATCAGTCACATCGGGTCGAAGAGTTTAGCGATAGTGGACAAGATTGCTCGCTTGGTCCACGGTTTTTCGTTTGGTTCGACTTGTGAATCGAATCGAAGAAAGTCGGCCTCGGGTTCCCAGCTAATTCCCAGTGTTTTCACCGTCTCGTTAGGGCCAAACTGCAGTGAAGATTGTGTGCCTATTTGGTCGTCGTTCAAACCGTGAAGTACCTCGAGACGGTTTGAAGTCCATTTACGCAGCTCGAATCCTCCTTTCGACAGCAGCTCAGATAGTTCGTTCCTCAAACGTACGGCTTCTTCGATCGATTGGGCTCCTCCGATGAAATCGTCcacatagaaacatttttctagAGCCGCCTGGCCCAGGGGGTACGATGAACCTTCTTCTTTCGCTAGCTGCTTCAGGGTACGGGTCGCGAGAAAGGATGATGGGGCCAGACCGTACGTTACGGTGAGCAACTCGTAGGTCTGGATTGGAGTGTGGTTGGTGAAACGCCAGAGAATCCTCTGCAGGGGTGTGTCTTCTGGATGTACTAGAACCTGTCGGTACATTTTGGCTATGTCGCCTACGAGAGCAATTGGCAGGGTACGGAAACGGAGAATGAGCGTAAGCAAGTCGTCCTGCACTACAGGATCCACGCAAAGGGCTTCATTGAGTGAGAAGCCGGATGAAGCTTTTGATGAGCCGTCGAAAACGACTCTGACCTTCGTGGTCGTGCTTGAATCCTTAATTACGGGATGGTGTGGCAGGTAATAGGATACGGGAGAGCGATCGTCGTCCGCGTTGACCAGTTTCATGTGGCCAAGGGAGAGATATTCCCGCATGAATTTGTCGTATTCCTCCTTGAGTTCCGGGTTTCTATTCAATCGGCGTTCCAGTAATTTGTACCGGCGAAGCGCGCTCATTTTCGAGTTGCCAATCATGACGTTGAAATCAGCTTTTCGGGGTAAGCGTACCAAATATCGTCCTTCTTCGCTGCGTGTGGTAGTAGAATCGTACAGAGTTTCAC
It includes:
- the LOC129743172 gene encoding uncharacterized protein LOC129743172; its protein translation is MVMQQLWLLPCGWDDPVPESLQEKWRNYCQDLPKISAFRVQRYAFLPNSKVQLHTFTDASEAAYGACVYARCADSKGNVRVQLLVSKSRVAPLKKSNIARLELCAAALGAHLYDHVKQALDLEIEASHFWTDSTVTLHWLKAPPHNWKTYVANRVAEVHHHTQGSQWRHVPGTDNPADFVSRGMTVDELLRSECWNNGPNWLALPPSKWPVFDLPGAPEAALEARQIVATVEIKIDINPLFLRYDSYTRLQSVTGYCLRYLSNIRAAIKARKNLPSSPSPPFSKSLTIDELQIAKIRLTRLAQEDAFSDEIRELEKGKNVSRKSSIRLLNPILDSERILRVGGRLNLSQLPYHTKHPALLPINHPFSRIIAQYYHLKLLHGGGRHLLATIRQEFWPLNGRRLVRSIVRNCFRCTRLNPEPVQQQIGQLPAQRVVPGRPFEVTGVDYAGPLYLKPAHSRAPALKAYICIFVCFTTKGVHIELASDLSTHTFLNALRRFIARRGKPAHLHSDNGKNFEGAKNELIELYRMLNNTKDRDQIENVCASEGIQWHLTPPKAPHFDGLWEAAVKVAKKHLFRQLGPTKLSFEDMATVLAEIESIMNSRPLLPITDDPEDLDILTPSHFLIGTTATALPDPDVSTVPVNRLTHYQQLQQHVQQFWVRWRDEYLAELQRDSRHRSRNDEITPGRMVIVVDELQAPLRWPLARITAVRPGKDNIVRVVSLRTAKGIITRPVTKICLLPFSDATTDAEGCPATSNPPAKELAANLV